From Ipomoea triloba cultivar NCNSP0323 chromosome 5, ASM357664v1, the proteins below share one genomic window:
- the LOC116019221 gene encoding uncharacterized protein LOC116019221, whose product MSILWEKSETWRWLVRKTRDSKSFFFAFATVCGVIPGVIGYTVMQLTNTSNPDLEAKLRRDARPESLMMGKVNKERLAEYLGELQRKENTNDRYVAALKGETLTRNPYVRIQPVPTATTEDKVNKGK is encoded by the exons ATGTCGATTCTATGGGAGAAGAGCGAGACATGGAGGTGGTTAGTAAGGAAGACGAGGGATTCCAAGTCCTTCTTCTTCGCATTCGCCACCGTGTGCGGCGTCATTCCGGGCGTTATTGGATACACCGTCATGCAGCTTACCAACACCAGCAATCCTGATCTCGAAGCCAAGCTCCGCCGCGATGCTCGCCCCGAAAGCCTC ATGATGGGAAAAGTTAATAAAGAAAGGCTAGCAGAGTATCTTGGGGAGCTGCAAAGGAAGGAGAATACAAATGACAGATATGTTGCTGCTTTAAAAGGCGAGACATTGACCAGAAACCCCTATGTGAGAATTCAACCAGTTCCTACGGCTACCACTGAGGACAAAGTTAACAAGGGGAAGTAG